Proteins co-encoded in one Medicago truncatula cultivar Jemalong A17 chromosome 8, MtrunA17r5.0-ANR, whole genome shotgun sequence genomic window:
- the LOC11418521 gene encoding truncated transcription factor CAULIFLOWER A, with product MGRGRVQLKRIENKINRQVTFSKRRAGLLKKAHEISVLCDAEVALIVFSHKGKLFEYATDSCMEKILERYERYSYAERQLVANDSESQGNWTIEYTRLKAKIDLLQRNYRHYMGEDLGSMSLKELQSLEQQLDTALKLIRTRRNQVMYESISELQKKEKVIQEQNNMLAKKIKEKEKIAAQQQAQWEHPNHHGVNPNYLLQQQLPTLNMGGNYREEAPEMGRNELDLTLEPLYTCHLGCF from the exons ATGGGAAGGGGTAGGGTTCAGTTGAAGAGGATAGAAAACAAGATCAATCGTCAGGTTACTTTCTCTAAAAGGAGAGCTGGACTTCTCAAGAAAGCTCATGAGATCTCTGTTCTTTGTGATGCTGAAGTTGCTTTGATTGTCTTCTCCCACAAAGGAAAGCTCTTTGAATATGCAACTGATTCttg CATGGAGAAGATATTGGAGCGCTATGAAAGGTACTCCTATGCAGAGAGACAGCTAGTTGCAAATGATTCTGAGTCACAG GGAAACTGGACTATTGAGTATACGCGACTGAAGGCAAAGATTGATCTTTTGCAAAGAAACTATAG GCACTACATGGGAGAAGATTTGGGATCAATGAGCCTCAAAGAGCTTCAGAGTTTGGAACAGCAGTTAGATACTGCTCTCAAACTCATTCGTACACGCAGA AACCAAGTCATGTACGAGTCCATTTCAGAGCTTCAGAAGAAG GAGAAAGTGATTCAGGAGCAGAATAACATGCTTGCTAAAAAG atCAAGGAGAAGGAAAAGATTGCAGCTCAGCAGCAGGCACAATGGGAGCACCCAAACCATCATGGAGTTAATCCAAATTACTTACTACAGCAGCAACTTCCAACTTTGAACATGGG tGGCAATTACCGTGAGGAAGCACCAGAAATGGGGAGGAATGAACTTGACCTTACCCTGGAACCATTGTATACCTGCCATCTTGGATGCTTTTGA